In Candidatus Bathyarchaeia archaeon, one genomic interval encodes:
- a CDS encoding tyrosine-type recombinase/integrase codes for MLSQLTIMERKATAEMKISHKDLADGWLSRFESINKLLKKLSRKSKSEWTKRTYLSIIANLCNRVKVNPDELIRLKKEDVEKIIQEYCDELNGRSCSRRYINGIIHVMRSFFKANGIDITLEGYYTPSRYRKRPEYIPTKEEVYAMADCAGSLRNRAIILFLLSTGLRVSTLIALTYGDIKDDLEKGYPIIRVPVYPEMKKRVPGACKNNVPYYTFACEEAVKALRLYLRERIEKYGSIEPYEPLFCSEYNQISFQERRLKFMTPREVQRIIKDAARKAGIANWMYVTPHSLRKTYESMLRSELIDGGRLDVKTQEFLMGHILPGSQDAYYDKTKCEQLRLEYARINFGRKVVENKFSLLETALTKAFEGTGIDWKEVLIEYVKTRMNLCF; via the coding sequence ATGCTGTCTCAACTCACCATTATGGAACGCAAAGCAACGGCAGAGATGAAAATTTCCCATAAAGATTTGGCTGATGGATGGTTAAGTCGATTTGAGAGCATTAATAAATTGTTAAAGAAGCTGTCGAGAAAGAGTAAAAGTGAGTGGACAAAACGCACCTATCTCTCGATAATAGCCAATTTATGTAACCGAGTAAAGGTAAACCCAGATGAGTTAATTAGGCTTAAAAAAGAGGACGTAGAGAAAATTATCCAGGAATACTGTGATGAACTAAATGGTCGTAGCTGCAGCCGAAGATACATTAACGGCATAATTCACGTTATGCGTTCCTTCTTTAAAGCAAACGGAATCGATATTACTCTTGAAGGATACTATACGCCTTCAAGATATAGGAAGAGACCCGAATATATACCAACAAAGGAGGAAGTTTATGCTATGGCTGACTGCGCTGGCAGTCTCCGCAACAGAGCTATAATCTTATTCCTACTTTCAACTGGTCTCAGGGTTTCAACGCTAATTGCCTTAACGTATGGTGACATTAAGGATGATCTGGAAAAAGGTTATCCAATAATTAGGGTTCCAGTATATCCCGAAATGAAGAAGCGAGTTCCAGGGGCATGCAAAAACAACGTACCCTACTACACGTTCGCATGTGAGGAGGCGGTTAAGGCCTTGCGATTATATCTTCGTGAGAGGATTGAGAAGTATGGGTCAATAGAACCTTACGAGCCGCTTTTCTGCTCCGAATATAATCAAATAAGTTTTCAAGAGCGTAGGTTGAAGTTCATGACTCCAAGGGAGGTTCAGAGAATTATTAAGGATGCTGCAAGAAAAGCCGGAATTGCTAACTGGATGTACGTTACTCCCCACTCACTTAGGAAGACTTATGAATCGATGCTCCGCAGCGAGCTTATCGATGGAGGAAGATTAGACGTAAAGACTCAAGAGTTTCTTATGGGGCATATTCTACCAGGATCTCAAGATGCGTATTACGATAAAACCAAATGCGAGCAACTTAGACTCGAATACGCAAGAATAAACTTCGGGAGAAAAGTTGTTGAAAACAAATTCAGCCTCCTCGAAACCGCTTTAACCAAAGCTTTTGAAGGGACTGGAATCGATTGGAAAGAGGTTTTAATAGAATATGTAAAAACGAGGATGAACTTATGCTTCTGA